The following are encoded together in the Argopecten irradians isolate NY chromosome 5, Ai_NY, whole genome shotgun sequence genome:
- the LOC138323679 gene encoding nuclear pore complex protein Nup85-like, giving the protein MAEREREPHFCAINDLSCSQGLQAVWGCGNQFFVFPGKKAILLNDRQPVLMKEEMIREVRWDMDLHKPVLRKLVNESHNLFTCLQEQAKTTSGAALHPHIIRSSKQYRAALKAYSLELKILADSTINEEQKQDFLEHLQLLEMSELIWGLCEILFIDSLPGGLVIAPLLDWLRFHFQTGEQMFLEIIQEDQPEHHPLYWDTVYRLVLQGQTDNVRRLLSLHSSKHSAAFTSMDDLLRKMPQHSQLLRGHSAAEFDMKWRHWRDECERRLEEGEFSSYGNLETIGKILMGNDQVFSELRDLSETWYHMLVSKLLYQNPTIKGYDLQYHIQGCLDEYRSNARIGELDNILLSALEYDIHQVIKDSSAMFSNWWFVAHLTDLLQHCGQLDSHKLQFGSNLREFLLLEYATSLMSHKSLWIVGVGYLDHCPEFGRKHLEHFMENISIESEKKAQKLLHICQERNLVEQAKSICKVMGRRHMQYKRLGAALTWFLKSKDVALSTVIAERFLFEYSEKGSFSNLDLIDNLGPSMLLSNRLTFLGKYREFHKLYEEKEFEAAGQLLLSLLQARLAPKQFWVTLLVDAMPLLEAEKVIFSSAQTFDLMHCLEELMREFKDIDVREKEKLALLRLALTRNLSRAIVTEGTVRLT; this is encoded by the exons ATGGCGGAGCGGGAAAGAGAACCACACTTTTGT GCTATAAACGATTTATCATGTTCTCAAGGCTTACAAGCAGTATGGGGCTGTGGAAATCAGTTCTTCGTGTTCCCAGGAAAAAAAGCAATTCTTTTAAATG ATAGGCAGCCAGTGTTGATGAAGGAGGAAATGATACGAGAAGTGAGATGGGATATGGACTTACACAAACCTGTTCTTAGGAAACTTGTCAACGAATCACATA ACCTCTTCACCTGTCTACAGGAGCAAGCCAAGACCACATCCGGTGCAGCTCTTCATCCTCA cATCATAAGATCTAGCAAGCAGTATCGAGCAGCATTGAAAGCATACAGCCTTGAATTGAAGATATTAGCAG ATTCTACAATTAACGAAGAACAGAAGCAAGATTTCCTGGAACATCTACAGTTGTTAGAAATGTCTGAATTAATTTGGGGGCTGTGTGAGATCCTCTTTATCGACAGTttaccag GAGGATTAGTGATTGCTCCACTGCTGGATTGGCTTCGATTCCACTTTCAGACCGGAGAACAAATGTTCCTGGAAATTATTCAGGAGGATCAACCCGAACACCATCCTCTTTACTGGGATACG GTCTACCGACTGGTCCTCCAGGGTCAGACTGATAATGTCCGCCGACTTCTCTCTCTCCACTCCTCGAAACACAGTGCAGCCTTCACCAGTATGGACGACCTCCTCAGGAAAATGCCACAGCATTCA CAGCTATTAAGAGGTCACTCAGCCGCCGAGTTTGATATGAAATGGCGACATTGGCGAGATGAATGTGAACGGAGACTAGAGGAAGGAGAATTTTCATCATATGGAAATTTGGAAACAATTGGAAAG ATTCTGATGGGTAATGACCAAGTGTTCTCCGAGTTGCGTGATTTGTCTGAGACATGGTACCATATGCTGGTGTCCAAACTTCTGTACCAAAACCCAACCATCAAAGGCTATGACCTGCAGTACCACATACAG GGCTGTTTAGATGAGTACCGTAGTAATGCCAGGATCGGTGAGCTAGACAACATTCTCCTGTCTGCTCTTGAGTACGACATCCATCAAGTCATCAAAGACAGCAG TGCCATGTTCAGTAACTGGTGGTTCGTGGCCCATCTCACAGATTTACTACAACACTGTGGACAGCTGGACTCCCATAAACTACA ATTTGGTTCCAATCTGAGAGAATTTCTGTTACTTGAATACGCAACTAGTTTAATGTCTCACAAAAG CTTGTGGATTGTGGGGGTTGGTTATTTAGATCATTGTCCAGAGTTTGGAAG GAAACATTTGGAACATTTCATGGAAAATATTTCTATAGAGTCAGAAAAGAAAGCTCAGAAGCTGTTACACATATGTCAGGAGAGGAATCTAGTAGAACAAG CCAAATCTATCTGTAAGGTGATGGGACGAAGACACATGCAATATAAACGACTGGGTGCTGCTCTGACGTGGTTCCTCAAATCTAAG gATGTAGCATTATCAACGGTGATAGCAGAGCG atTCCTATTTGAGTACAGTGAGAAGGGTAGCTTCTCAAACCTGGACCTCATAGACAACCTAGGACCTTCAATGTTGCTGAGTAATCGACTGACATTCCTAG gtaaatatcGTGAGTTCCACAAATTATATGAGGAGAAGGAATTTGAAGCGGCTGGTCAGTTATTACTTTCCCTGCTGCAAGCTCGACTGGCTCCCAAACA ATTCTGGGTGACTCTCCTTGTGGATGCCATGCCCCTTCTGGAGGCTGAAAAG GTGATATTCAGCAGTGCTCAAACGTTTGACCTTATGCATTGTCTAGAGGAATTGATGAGAGAGTTCAAG GATATAGATGTTCGTGAGAAGGAAAAGCTTGCCTTACTACGTCTGGCCCTGACGAGGAATCTGTCACGGGCGATAGTTACAGAGGGGACAGTCAGACTGACTTGA
- the LOC138323680 gene encoding ketimine reductase mu-crystallin-like → MALRWISGEQVKNVLTYGHLIPEMENALAQFSQGSVVQPIRTVVPVSKADGFLGVMPAYSPEQGALATKLVTFFPKNKDVPTHNAVIVMFNPDTGVPELLMDGEVITTMRTAAVSAVATKVLCGGDPKVLAILGSGVQVRSHYQALTSVFSFTKVNVWSKTPSNAENLAGEINGTACTTAEVAVKNADVIVTVTSSSTPILKKEWVKPGAHINAVGACRPDWQEIDPDLMNSSVLIVDSRMAACTESGDVILSGAEVYAELGEVINNVKDKPKGQTTLFKSLGLAVEDVLSAKLVRDLVTD, encoded by the exons ATGGCACTTCGTTGGATCTCTGGAGAGCAAGTTAAAAATGTCCTCACGTATGGACATTTAATCCCTGAGATGGAAAATGCTCTTGCTCAGTTTTCTCAGGGATCAGTGGTCCAACCCATAAGGACGGTTGTTCCTGTCAGCAAAGCCGATGG GTTCCTTGGAGTTATGCCAGCTTATAGTCCAGAACAGGGTGCTTTGGCCACAAAGCTGGTCACATTTTTCCCGAAAAACAAAGATGTTCCGACCCACAACGCTGTCATTGTTATGTTCAACCCAGATACGGGAGTTCCTGAATta TTAATGGATGGAGAGGTGATCACAACAATGAGGACGGCTGCTGTATCTGCCGTGGCAACCAAG GTTCTGTGTGGAGGTGACCCCAAGGTGTTGGCTATATTAGGGTCTGGAGTTCAGGTACGATCCCATTATCAGGCTTTAACATCtgtattttcatttacaaag GTGAACGTTTGGAGTAAAACTCCATCAAATGCTGAGAATTTGGCCGGTGAGATAAACGGTACAGCTTGTACCACAGCAGAAGTCGCTGTAAAGAATGCCGATGTTATCGTCACTGTTACATCCTCGTCAACTCCAATCCTAAAAAAAGAATGGGTCAAACCTGGCGCTCACATCAATG CTGTAGGAGCGTGTCGTCCTGACTGGCAGGAGATTGACCCGGACCTGATGAACTCGTCCGTACTCATTGTGGACAGTCGAATGGCGGCTTGTACGGAGAGTGGGGATGTCATACTCTCAGGG GCGGAAGTGTATGCTGAATTAGGGGAAGTTATCAACAATGTGAAGGACAAACCTAAAGGGCAGACAACACTGTTTAAATCACTAG